A window from Citrus sinensis cultivar Valencia sweet orange chromosome 3, DVS_A1.0, whole genome shotgun sequence encodes these proteins:
- the LOC102621390 gene encoding B-box zinc finger protein 22, which yields MRIQCNVCEAAEAKVLCCADEAALCWECDDKVHAANKLASKHQRVPLSSSSTQMPKCDICQETSGFFFCLQDRALLCRKCDVAIHTANSYVSAHQRFLLTGVKVGLEPADPGASSSSIKSLSGENILDMKSHSLSRRDALMPVAAECKEVLPASSGGVGDFAMNKVSFAGGSAAGSTPSWHMDDFLALPELNQNYSFMDNGSSKADSGKRGDSDSSSILRSAEEELDDDECLGQVPEASWAVPQVPSPPTASGLYWPKNPQNQYDSAFVPDIHHHSQLNRTATRRRLQ from the exons ATGAGGATACAGTGCAACGTATGCGAGGCGGCGGAGGCGAAGGTGCTGTGCTGCGCCGACGAGGCGGCGCTGTGCTGGGAGTGCGACGACAAAGTTCACGCCGCCAATAAGCTAGCGAGCAAGCACCAGAGAGTCCCTCTCTCCTCTTCTTCGACACAAATGCCCAAGTGTGATATCTGTCAG GAAACATCtggctttttcttttgtctaCAAGATCGAGCCTTACTCTGCAGGAAATGTGATGTTGCCATACACACAGCGAATAGCTATGTGTCTGCTCATCAGAGATTTTTGCTTACTGGAGTAAAAGTAGGTCTTGAACCAGCTGATCCTGGTGCTTCATCTTCCTCTATTAAGTCACTATCTGGGGAAAACATTTTGGACATGAAATCCCATTCCCTGTCTAGAAGGGACGCCCTGATGCCAGTGGCTGCTGAATGCAAAGAAGTTTTACCTGCTAGTTCTGGTGGAGTTGGCGACTTTGCAATGAACAAAGTCTCATTTGCTGGGGGGTCTGCAGCTGGAAGCACTCCGTCGTGGCACATGGATGATTTTCTAGCACTTCCTGAGCTCAATCAAAATTATAGCTTCATGGATAATGGGTCATCTAAG GCTGATAGTGGCAAGCGTGGAGACTCTGACAGCTCATCTATCTTAAGATCTGCTGAGGAAGAACTAGATGATGATGAGTGTTTGGGTCAGGTTCCAGAGGCCTCCTGGGCTGTGCCACAAGTCCCTTCTCCTCCTACAGCATCTGGGCTCTACTGGCCAAAAAATCCTCAGAACCAATATGATAGCGCTTTTGTGCCTGACATACACCACCATTCTCAGCTTAATCGCACTGCCACAAGAAGGCGGTTGCAGTAA
- the LOC102621675 gene encoding mechanosensitive ion channel protein 6 has product MAVDSPDRREVLINVDGNKPNNSSSVSSNNSKIWRGSSYDFWEDRGKMDNNVKSGGVGGEEGFDFMQHGPSMEDPPSVLIGQFLHKQKASGEISLDMDLEMDELQHQASNKNNNCGSSSGININSNNKSTQGLPTVSESPTAVNRVSFESLKRRHSNSTNNNYKDSPQKDSEGEVVKCTSNKSFDRNVSFNKKSALLMTKTKSRLMDLPPERMEPKSGRVVGRSGQLKSGFIGKNVDEEEEDPLLEEDLPEEYKKEKISIWVLLEWFSLILIIGALVCSLTIDYFKKKKLWKLGLWKWELLILVLICGRLVSSWIVRIIVFCIERNFLLRKRVLYFVYGVRKAVQNCLWLGLVLIAWHCLFDQRVERETNSDVLKYATKILICLWVGVMLWLVKTLLVKVLASSFHVSTYFDRIQEALFNQYLIETLSGPPLIEIQKAEEEQERIVSEVQKLQNAGVTIPPGLKSSVLSSPQSAKVIGSGRLQRTPREGKSPKLSRTFSNKDDDGITIDHLHKLNPKNVSAWNMKRLMNIIRHGSLTTLDEQIQDSTHEDESAPHIKTEYEAKAAARKIFQNVAKPGSKFIYLEDLMRFLNEDEASKTMSLFEEASERKKISKSALKNWVVNVFRERRALAFTLNDTKTAVNKLHRFVNVLIGIITVIIWLLILGIATTKFLLFISSQVVVVAFIFGNTCKTVFEAIIFLFVMHPFDVGDRCEIDGVQMVVEEMNILSTVFLRYDNQKIIFPNSVLATKAIGNYYRSPDMGDAVEFCIHISTPAEKIAQMKQRILSFIENKKDHWCTNPMFIFKDVEELNRVRFAIWLSHKMNHQDIGERWERRALLVEEMTKIFRELDIQYRLWPIDINVRAMPGPPMASDRLS; this is encoded by the exons ATGGCCGTTGATTCTCCTGACCGGAGAGAAGTACTCATCAACGTGGACGGTAACAAACCCAACAACAGCAGCAGTGTCAGCAGTAACAACAGCAAGATTTGGAGAGGGTCAAGTTATGATTTTTGGGAGGACAGAGGAAAGATGGATAATAATGTCAAGAGTGGTGGTGTTGGTGGAGAAGAGGGTTTTGATTTCATGCAACACGGCCCATCAATGGAGGATCCACCCTCCGTGCTGATTGGTCAGTTCTTGCACAAGCAAAAGGCCTCAGGTGAGATCTCTCTTGATATGGACTTAGAGATGGATGAGCTTCAACATCAAgctagtaataaaaataataattgtggTAGTAGTAGTGGTATTAATAtcaatagtaataataaatctaCACAGGGTCTACCAACCGTGTCTGAGTCGCCAACTGCAGTTAATAGAGTGTCTTTTGAATCTTTAAAAAGGAGGCATTCAAattctactaataataattacaaggACTCCCCACAAAAAGATTCTGAAGGAGAGGTTGTGAAGTGTACTTCAAACAAGTCTTTTGACAGGAATGTCTCATTTAATAAGAAGTCTGCTTTGTTGATGACAAAGACTAAGTCAAGGTTGATGGACCTGCCGCCGGAGAGGATGGAGCCGAAATCAGGGAGAGTTGTGGGGAGATCGGGGCAGTTGAAAAGTGGGTTTATTGGGAAGAATGttgatgaagaagaggaagatcCGTTATTGGAGGAGGACTTGCCCGAGGAgtacaaaaaggaaaagattaGTATATGGGTTCTGCTTGAATGGTTTAGTCTGATTTTGATTATAGGAGCATTGGTTTGTAGTTTGactattgattattttaagaaaaagaagttgTGGAAGCTTGGTTTGTGGAAATGGGAGCTTTTGATTTTGGTTCTGATATGTGGTAGGTTGGTTTCTAGTTGGATAGTTAGGATAATTGTGTTCTGCATCGAGAGGAATTTTCTTTTGCGCAAACGGGTCTTGTATTTTGTTTATGGAGTCAGGAAGGCAGTTCAGAATTGTCTTTGGTTAGGGCTTGTGTTGATTGCTTGGCATTGCCTGTTTGACCAGCGAGTAGAGAGGGAAACAAATAGTGATGTTCTTAAGTATGCGACTAAGATCTTGATTTGTCTTTgggtgggtgtgatgttgtggTTAGTAAAGACCCTATTGGTGAAAGTTCTTGCATCTTCTTTTCATGTGAGCACATATTTTGACAGAATTCAAGAGGCATTGTTCAATCAATACTTGATTGAAACACTCTCTGGCCCCCCCTTGATTGAAATACAAAAGGCAGAAGAAGAACAGGAGAGAATTGTGAGTGAGGTTCAAAAGCTTCAAAATGCTGGTGTTACTATTCCCCCTGGCCTTAAATCTTCTGTCTTATCCTCACCACAAAGTGCAAAGGTGATAGGAAGTGGAAGGCTTCAGAGAACTCCCCGGGAAGGAAAAAGTCCAAAGCTTTCTCGTACTTTTTCCAACAAAGATGATGATGGGATAACAATTGATCACTTGCATAAGTTGAACCCCAAGAACGTCTCCGCTTGGAACATGAAGAGACTAATGAACATAATCCGACATGGATCCCTTACCACATTAGATGAGCAAATACAAGATTCAACTCATGAAGATGAGTCTGCTCCCCATATTAAAACTGAGTATGAGGCAAAAGCTGCAGCCAGAAAAATATTCCAGAATGTGGCTAAGCCAGGGTCCAA GTTCATCTACCTTGAGGACCTTATGCGTTTCCTGAATGAAGATGAGGCTTCGAAGACCATGAGTCTCTTTGAAGAAGCAtctgaaagaaagaaaattagcaaGTCAGCCTTGAAGAATTGGGTG GTTAATGTTTTCAGAGAACGGAGGGCTCTTGCCTTTACATTGAACGATACTAAAACTGCAGTCAACAAGCTTCATCGATTTGTAAACGTTTTGATTGGCATTATTACTGTGATTATTTGGCTCCTCATATTAGGAATTGCCACTACCAAATTTCTCCTCTTCATAAGCTCTCAGGTTGTTGTCGTAGCATTCATATTTGGTAACACTTGTAAGACAGTGTTTGAGGCTATCATCTTTCTGTTCGTGATGCATCCATTTGATGTGGGTGATCGGTGTGAAATTGATGGAGTTCAG ATGGTAGTGGAAGAGATGAACATCTTGTCTACTGTTTTCCTTAGATATGATAACCAGAAGATCATCTTCCCAAATAGTGTTCTTGCTACTAAGGCTATCGGTAATTATTATCGTAGTCCTGACATGGGAGATGCAGTTGAGTTCTGCATCCACATATCTACTCCAGCAGAGAAGATTGCTCAGATGAAACAGAGAATATTAAG TTTTATTGAGAACAAGAAAGATCATTGGTGTACAAATCCGATGTTCATTTTCAAGGATGTGGAAGAATTGAATAGGGTGAGGTTTGCGATATGGCTATCACACAAAATGAACCACCAAGACATAGGTGAAAGGTGGGAAAGGAGAGCCTTGTTGGTCGAAGAGATGACTAAGATTTTCAGGGAGCTTGATATCCAGTACCGCTTGTGGCCTATTGACATCAATGTCCGCGCCATGCCTGGCCCTCCTATGGCCTCTGACCGCCtttcttga
- the LOC107176914 gene encoding zinc finger BED domain-containing protein RICESLEEPER 1-like, with translation MEVSNDIVTKKSKRLTSVVWNHFERVRKADGCYAVCVHCNKKLSGSSNSGTTHLRNHLMRCLKRSNFDVSQLVSAKRRKKDSNETLTNINYDEAPRKDEYIKPIMKYEPDQRKDEVISLANSRFDQERSQLDLARMIILHGYPLAMVEHVGFKVFVKNLQPMFEVVPNAVIEITCMEIYGKEKRRAYDLLSKLHGRINLAVEMWSSTENAEYLCLIAHYIDEDWRLQKKILNFVTLDSSHTEDMLSEVIMRCLIEWDIDCKLFALTFDDCSIDDDIVHKIKERISQNRPHSSNGQLFDVCSAAHVLKSIVQDALEALHDVTEKIRGSIRYVKSSQLTQGKFNEIAQQVDINSQKGLVLDCPTRWNSTYFMLETALEYRNAFSALQDLDSEYSSALTETEWDWASSITGYLQLFVEITNVFSGNKCPTANVYFPEICDVHIQLINWCKSPDEFLSSLALKMKSKFEKYWSKCSLALAMAAILDPRFKMKLVEYYYFQIYGSTALERIKEVSDGIKELFNAYAICSTMVDQGSALPGSSLPSASNDSRDKLKGFDKFLHETSQSQNAASDLDKYLEEPIFPRNCEFNILNWWKVHTPRYPILSMMARDVLGTPMSTVVPESPFSTGGRLLDSCQSSLNPDTRQALICARDWLRIESTDELNPSSNHYSLPLYIEAN, from the exons ATGGAAGTGTCAAATGATATAGTTACCAAGAAATCAAAGCGGTTAACATCTGTTGTATGGAATCACTTTGAAAGGGTTAGAAAGGCTGATGGTTGCTATGCTGTTTGTGTTCATTGCAATAAGAAACTTAGTGGTTCAAGCAATAGTGGGACTACACATCTGAGGAATCACTTAATGCGTTGTCTGAAAAGATCTAATTTTGATGTGTCTCAACTAGTTTCTGcaaaaagaaggaagaaaGATAGTAATGAAACCCTCACAAATATCAACTATGATGAAGCCCCAAGAAAAGATGAGTATATTAAACCAATTATGAAGTATGAACCTGATCAGAGAAAAGATGAAGTTATTAGCCTTGCGAATAGTAGGTTTGATCAAGAGCGAAGCCAGCTTGATCTTGCTCGCATGATAATATTACATGGTTACCCATTGGCCATGGTGGAGCATGTTGGATTTAAAGTATTTGTCAAGAATCTTCAGCCAATGTTTGAGGTTGTGCCAAACGCCGTTATTGAGATTACGTGTATGGAGATTTATGGGAAGGAGAAGCGGAGAGCTTATGATTTGTTAAGTAAATTGCATGGAAGAATTAATCTAGCTGTGGAAATGTGGTCTTCAACAGAAAATGCTGAGTACTTATGTTTGATAGCTCACTATATTGACGAGGACTGGAGATTACAGAAGAAGATCTTGAATTTTGTCACACTTGACTCTTCTCACACAGAAGACATGCTTTCAGAAGTGATAATGAGGTGCCTGATAGAGTGGGATATTGACTGTAAGTTGTTTGCCTTGACATTTGATGATTGTTCCATTGATGATGATATCGTCCACAAAATTAAAGAACGTATATCTCAGAATAGGCCTCATTCAAGTAATGGCCAATTGTTTGATGTTTGCTCTGCTGCACATGTTCTGAAATCGATTGTTCAGGATGCCTTGGAAGCACTTCATGATGTGACTGAGAAGATTCGAGGAAGTATAAGATATGTTAAGAGTTCACAGTTAACACAAGGAAAGTTCAATGAGATTGCCCAGCAAGTTGATATCAATAGTCAGAAGGGTCTAGTTCTTGATTGTCCAACTAGATGGAACTCAACATATTTCATGCTAGAAACAGCCTTAGAGTACAGAAATGCATTTAGTGCCTTACAAGACCTTGACTCTGAGTACTCATCAGCTTTAACTGAAACAGAGTGGGATTGGGCAAGTTCCATTACTGGCTATTTGCAACTTTTTGTTGAAATCACCAACGTCTTCTCTGGCAACAAATGTCCAACTGCAAATGTATATTTTCCTGAGATTTGTGACGTACATATCCAATTAATTAACTGGTGTAAGAGCCCAGATGAATTTCTGAGCTCCTTGGCTTTAAAGATGAAAAGtaagtttgaaaaatattggagCAAATGCAGCTTGGCTTTGGCAATGGCAGCCATCTTAGATCCCCGATTCAAGATGAAGTTGGTGGAGTATTACTACTTTCAGATTTATGGTAGTACTGCTCTTGAGCGAATCAAGGAAGTTTCTGATGGTATTAAGGAACTTTTCAATGCATATGCTATCTGCTCAACCATGGTGGATCAAGGTTCTGCTTTGCCAGGAAGTAGCTTACCAAGCGCTAGTAATGATAGTAGAGATAAATTAAAGGGCTTCGACAAATTCCTCCATGAGACTTCTCAGAGTCAAAATGCAGCTTCAGACTTGGACAAGTATTTAGAGGAACCGATCTTTCCTCGTAATTGTGAGTTCAACATATTAAATTGGTGGAAAGTACACACACCGAGGTACCCTATATTGTCCATGATGGCTCGTGATGTTCTGGGAACTCCCATGTCAACTGTTGTTCCAGAATCACCATTTAGCACTGGAGGTAGATTGCTTGATAGCTGTCAAAGTTCACTGAATCCTGATACTCGACAAGCCTTGATATGTGCACGAGACTGGTTGCGGATTGAATCTACTGATG AGCTTAATCCTTCCTCGAATCACTATTCTCTGCCCCTTTACATTGAAGCAAATTAA
- the LOC102620911 gene encoding NADH kinase isoform X1 has protein sequence MARRKLLLLLKPFDVYTVRQSNGISHITNPLMAQILQHLENRCKVHKDAINFCQDILSKKPIEWEPVFRNNLSRPIRNVDLVVTVGGDGTLLQAGHLIDDSIPVLGVNSDPTQVEEVDMFSNEFDASRSKGYLCAATVNNFEQLLDNILEGKTVPSNLSRILIRVNSKSLPTFALNDILIAHPCPAMVSRFSFKIKSDGMPCSPLVNCRSSGLRVSTAAGSSAAMLSAGGFIMPILSHDLQYMVREPISPAAATSSLMHGLVKSDQSMEAMWFCKEGFVYIDGSHVFVSIQNGDVIEISSKAPALKVFLPPNLVY, from the exons ATGGCCAGGAGGAAACTGCTGTTGCTGCTAAAACCATTCGACGTCTACACAGTTCGCCAATCAAACGGCATTTCTCACATCACCAATCCTctg ATGGCACAGATTTTGCAGCATCTGGAGAATAGATGTAAGGTTCACAAGGATGCCATAAACTTTTGTCAGGATATTCTTTCAAAGAAACCCATTGAATGGGAACCAGTATTCCGTAACAACTTATCAAGACCAATCCGCAACGTGGACCTAGTTGTCACTGTTGGTGGAGACGGCACCCTTTTGCAAGCCGGTCACTTGATTGATGATTCAATTCCAGTATTAGGAGTGAATTCTGACCCCACCCAAGTTGAGGAG GTGGATATGTTTAGTAATGAGTTTGATGCGTCCAGAAGCAAGGGCTATCTATGTGCGGCTACTGTGAATAACTTCGAACAA ctcCTAGATAACATCCTAGAGGGTAAAACAGTCCCATCAAATTTATCGAGGATATTGATACGTGTGAATTCAAAATCTCTGCCAACTTTTGCTCTTAATGACATTTTGATTGCACACCCTTGTCCTGCCATGGTTTCTCGGTTCTCATTCAA AATTAAAAGTGATGGCATGCCATGTTCACCGTTAGTGAACTGCCGATCAAGTGGTCTTAGGGTCTCAACCGCTGCTGGATCATCGGCTGCAATGCTCTCAGCGGGTGGATTCATAATGCCCATTTTGTCTCACGATCTCCAGTATATGGTAAGAGAGCCCATTTCACCAGCAGCAGCCACTTCTAGCTTAATGCATGGATTAGTTAAATCAGATCAGTCCATGGAAGCTATGTGGTTTTGTAAAGAGGGTTTCGTGTACATTGATGGTTCGCATGTTTTCGTCTCTATCCAAAATGGGGATGTCATAGAAATATCATCCAAGGCACCGGCTTTGAAAGTTTTCTTGCCTCCAAATTTGGTATATTAG
- the LOC102620911 gene encoding NADH kinase isoform X2, with protein MARRKLLLLLKPFDVYTVRQSNGISHITNPLILQHLENRCKVHKDAINFCQDILSKKPIEWEPVFRNNLSRPIRNVDLVVTVGGDGTLLQAGHLIDDSIPVLGVNSDPTQVEEVDMFSNEFDASRSKGYLCAATVNNFEQLLDNILEGKTVPSNLSRILIRVNSKSLPTFALNDILIAHPCPAMVSRFSFKIKSDGMPCSPLVNCRSSGLRVSTAAGSSAAMLSAGGFIMPILSHDLQYMVREPISPAAATSSLMHGLVKSDQSMEAMWFCKEGFVYIDGSHVFVSIQNGDVIEISSKAPALKVFLPPNLVY; from the exons ATGGCCAGGAGGAAACTGCTGTTGCTGCTAAAACCATTCGACGTCTACACAGTTCGCCAATCAAACGGCATTTCTCACATCACCAATCCTctg ATTTTGCAGCATCTGGAGAATAGATGTAAGGTTCACAAGGATGCCATAAACTTTTGTCAGGATATTCTTTCAAAGAAACCCATTGAATGGGAACCAGTATTCCGTAACAACTTATCAAGACCAATCCGCAACGTGGACCTAGTTGTCACTGTTGGTGGAGACGGCACCCTTTTGCAAGCCGGTCACTTGATTGATGATTCAATTCCAGTATTAGGAGTGAATTCTGACCCCACCCAAGTTGAGGAG GTGGATATGTTTAGTAATGAGTTTGATGCGTCCAGAAGCAAGGGCTATCTATGTGCGGCTACTGTGAATAACTTCGAACAA ctcCTAGATAACATCCTAGAGGGTAAAACAGTCCCATCAAATTTATCGAGGATATTGATACGTGTGAATTCAAAATCTCTGCCAACTTTTGCTCTTAATGACATTTTGATTGCACACCCTTGTCCTGCCATGGTTTCTCGGTTCTCATTCAA AATTAAAAGTGATGGCATGCCATGTTCACCGTTAGTGAACTGCCGATCAAGTGGTCTTAGGGTCTCAACCGCTGCTGGATCATCGGCTGCAATGCTCTCAGCGGGTGGATTCATAATGCCCATTTTGTCTCACGATCTCCAGTATATGGTAAGAGAGCCCATTTCACCAGCAGCAGCCACTTCTAGCTTAATGCATGGATTAGTTAAATCAGATCAGTCCATGGAAGCTATGTGGTTTTGTAAAGAGGGTTTCGTGTACATTGATGGTTCGCATGTTTTCGTCTCTATCCAAAATGGGGATGTCATAGAAATATCATCCAAGGCACCGGCTTTGAAAGTTTTCTTGCCTCCAAATTTGGTATATTAG